The following are encoded in a window of bacterium genomic DNA:
- a CDS encoding transposase domain-containing protein, translating to GHTIWMFADTVAGARASANLYGLIETAKANGLEPSRYLAHLFEVLPTLTSLDQLDALLPQNLDRAALNPD from the coding sequence GGTCATACCATCTGGATGTTCGCCGATACGGTGGCCGGGGCACGAGCCAGCGCGAACCTCTACGGGCTGATCGAGACGGCGAAGGCCAACGGACTCGAACCGAGCCGTTACCTGGCGCACCTGTTCGAGGTGCTGCCGACACTCACCTCGCTGGATCAACTCGATGCTCTGCTCCCGCAGAATCTCGATCGGGCCGCGC